One region of Sus scrofa isolate TJ Tabasco breed Duroc chromosome 3, Sscrofa11.1, whole genome shotgun sequence genomic DNA includes:
- the BUD31 gene encoding protein BUD31 homolog yields MPKVKRSRKAPPDGWELIEPTLDELDQKMREAETEPHEGKRKVESLWPIFRIHHQKTRYIFDLFYKRKAISRELYEYCIKEGYADKNLIAKWKKQGYENLCCLRCIQTRDTNFGTNCICRVPKSKLEVGRIIECTHCGCRGCSG; encoded by the exons ATGCCTAAAGTCAAAAGAAGCCGGAAAGCTCCCCCAGATGGCTGGGAGTTGATTGAGCCAACACTGGATGAATTAGATCAAAAGATGAGAGAAG CTGAAACAGAACCTCACgagggaaagaggaaagtggAATCTCTGTGGCCCATCTTCAGGATCCACCACCAGAAAACCCGCTATATCTTTGACCTCTTCTATAAGCGGAAAGCCATAAGCAGAG AACTGTATGAGTACTGTATTAAAGAAGGCTACGCAGACAAAAACCTGATCGCAAAATGGAAAAAGCAGGGATATGAGAACCTCTGCTGCCTGCGGTGCATCCAGACACGGGACACCAATTTTGGGACGAACTGCATTTGCCGGGTCCCCAAAAGCAAGCTGGAAGTG GGCCGGATCATTGAGTGCACACACTGCGGCTGCCGGGGCTGCTCTGGCTGA
- the PDAP1 gene encoding 28 kDa heat- and acid-stable phosphoprotein gives MPKGGRKGGHKGRARQYTSPEEIDAQLQAEKQKAREEEEQGEEGGDGAAGDPKKEKKSLDSDESEDEEDDYQQKRKGVEGLIDIENPNRVAQTTKKVTQLDLDGPKELSRREREEIEKQKAKERYMKMHLAGKTEQAKADLARLAIIRKQREEAARKKEEERKAKDDATLSGKRMQSLSLNK, from the exons ATGCCTAAAGGAG GGAGAAAGGGAGGCCACAAAGGCCGGGCGAGGCAGTACACGAGCCCCGAGGAGATCGACGCACAGCTCCAGGCTGAAAAGCAGAAGGCCCGG GAAGAAGAGGAGCAAGGAGAAGAAGGTGGAGATGGGGCTGCAGGTGACcccaaaaaggagaagaaatccTTAGATTCAGATGAGAGTGAGGATGAAGAAGATGATTACCAG CAAAAGCGCAAGGGCGTGGAAGGGCTCATCGACATTGAGAACCCCAACCGGGTGGCACAGACAACCaaaaaggtcacacagctggaccTGGACGGGCCCAAGGAACTTTCCCGGAGAGAAAG agaagaaatcgaGAAGCAGAAAGCAAAAGAGCGTTACATGAAAATGCATTTAGCGGGGAAGACAGAGCAAGCCAAGGCCGACCTCGCGCGGCTGGCGATCATCCGGAAACAGCGGGAGGAGGCtgccaggaagaaggaagaagagaggaaag CAAAAGATGATGCAACCTTGTCAGGAAAACGAATGCAGTCGCTCTCCCTGAATAAGTAG